A single Bacillus sp. HMF5848 DNA region contains:
- a CDS encoding ABC transporter permease, which produces MEKNKVYSPFRDFLRKFSKQKLAVIAFSVVIAIVIIALFGSWLAPFDPSQPVTYQYEKKGIQVTQQNETKVTVWATTNTDQKERVTDLKITNTKRNVTAIRFHEEQLTVQAKNTGVAQIKLSKDNISTVIQVEVSESAAPVLSYLEVSSPTSSLQIEDVFSLEVTGMLTDGTTVDSNQIEQLTKEDNLKTSKNDGFNTSSTSQMSPKGGIVFESFDPNVASVDNRGNIKALQAGSTIIKVTAGEVSTIIPVFVETVPTASVVNLIPEQTSVLLSTSFKHQEPSNLHWFGTDHQNRDIFSRVLVGTQQTLIIGFVSVLVGASIGTILGLMAGYYGGRVDSLITRFTDLLLAFPGILLAIAVIAILGAGIVNIIFAVATFTVPIFIRIVRGSTLSLKEKTYVEAARSIGVSDLIIIFRHILPGTFSIVLVYLTMRVGTAILIGASLSFLGLGGDITAPEWGAMLSAAKDNSRTVFYPTFFPGMAIVVTVLAFNIFGDGLRDALDPKLKD; this is translated from the coding sequence ATGGAGAAAAACAAAGTTTATTCTCCCTTTAGAGATTTTTTACGAAAATTTTCAAAACAAAAACTAGCAGTAATTGCGTTTTCTGTTGTTATTGCTATCGTTATCATCGCTTTATTTGGTTCGTGGCTTGCTCCTTTTGATCCTTCACAGCCTGTTACGTACCAATACGAGAAGAAGGGCATTCAAGTAACGCAACAGAACGAAACCAAAGTAACAGTATGGGCAACTACAAATACCGATCAAAAAGAAAGAGTGACCGACTTAAAAATTACAAATACTAAACGAAATGTTACAGCTATCCGTTTTCATGAAGAACAACTTACTGTTCAAGCAAAAAATACAGGTGTTGCTCAAATCAAACTATCTAAAGATAATATATCAACTGTAATTCAAGTTGAGGTATCAGAGTCAGCTGCGCCAGTTTTATCATATTTAGAGGTTAGTAGTCCCACTTCATCGTTACAAATAGAAGATGTTTTTTCACTTGAAGTGACAGGTATGCTTACAGACGGAACAACGGTTGATTCAAATCAAATAGAACAATTAACAAAAGAAGACAATCTCAAAACTAGCAAAAACGATGGATTTAATACATCATCAACCTCGCAAATGAGCCCTAAAGGTGGGATTGTTTTTGAAAGCTTTGATCCGAATGTTGCGTCTGTTGATAATCGCGGAAACATTAAGGCATTACAAGCAGGTTCAACAATTATAAAAGTAACAGCGGGAGAAGTATCCACCATCATACCTGTTTTTGTTGAAACAGTACCTACAGCGAGCGTCGTTAATCTTATTCCTGAGCAAACTAGTGTCTTATTAAGTACTTCCTTTAAACATCAAGAACCTTCAAATTTACATTGGTTTGGCACAGACCATCAAAATCGAGATATTTTTAGTCGGGTACTTGTTGGCACACAACAAACATTAATTATAGGGTTTGTGTCTGTTCTAGTAGGAGCCAGTATCGGAACAATTCTTGGGCTAATGGCAGGCTATTATGGAGGAAGAGTTGACAGCCTTATAACGAGATTTACAGATTTATTACTCGCATTTCCCGGTATCCTTCTAGCTATTGCCGTTATTGCGATTTTAGGTGCAGGCATTGTCAACATTATCTTTGCTGTTGCTACATTTACTGTCCCGATTTTTATTCGCATCGTTCGTGGTAGTACATTATCACTTAAAGAGAAAACGTATGTTGAAGCAGCTCGTTCCATTGGCGTGTCCGACTTGATTATTATATTCCGTCACATATTACCTGGTACTTTCTCTATTGTACTCGTATATTTAACGATGCGTGTCGGAACAGCCATCCTGATTGGTGCGTCTCTAAGTTTCTTAGGTTTAGGTGGAGATATTACAGCACCTGAGTGGGGAGCTATGTTAAGTGCAGCGAAGGATAATAGTCGTACCGTTTTTTATCCTACCTTTTTCCCTGGTATGGCAATTGTAGTGACCGTTCTAGCTTTTAACATTTTTGGCGATGGCTTACGTGATGCCCTTGACCCTAAACTAAAAGACTAG
- a CDS encoding asparaginase gives MEELISIVERNGLPESFHYGSIAVVNAEGQILYQVGNPLETVFVRSAIKPVQTIPLITSGASERFLFSEREIAVSCGSHNAEKVHVDTVQSMLFRIGLDESHLRCGPHPPYDPEAYESLLLAGQKPTAIHNNCSGKHAAMLALALHLQSDIVTYDRLHHPVQQKVVEIIADLADIEERDLKTGVDGCGIPTFYMPLYKLAFMFAKLSNSSSIEDEHTKHAVDIITKAMTKFPEMVGGKDVLCTDVMQAMNGKVIAKAGAEGMYTMGIMNEGIGVAVKVVDGNARAAWPAAVEVLKQLNLLSDAEQNRLSNYLSPSLKNRRGDIVGKIESTFKLKKV, from the coding sequence ATGGAAGAATTAATATCAATTGTAGAAAGAAATGGATTACCCGAGAGCTTCCACTATGGATCTATAGCAGTTGTAAATGCAGAAGGACAAATACTGTATCAAGTAGGAAATCCGTTAGAAACCGTGTTTGTTCGCTCAGCTATTAAACCGGTTCAAACAATACCATTAATCACTTCAGGGGCTAGTGAGCGATTTCTATTTTCCGAACGAGAGATAGCTGTTAGTTGTGGTTCTCATAATGCCGAGAAAGTTCATGTAGATACCGTACAATCTATGTTATTTCGTATCGGGTTAGATGAAAGTCATTTGAGGTGTGGACCTCACCCACCATACGATCCTGAAGCTTATGAATCACTTTTACTAGCAGGGCAAAAACCTACTGCTATTCATAATAATTGCTCTGGTAAGCATGCAGCGATGCTTGCGTTAGCATTACACTTACAGAGTGATATAGTTACGTATGATAGATTACATCATCCTGTTCAACAAAAAGTAGTAGAAATAATAGCCGATCTAGCAGATATCGAGGAGCGAGACTTAAAAACAGGGGTTGACGGATGCGGTATTCCAACCTTTTACATGCCTCTTTACAAGTTAGCATTTATGTTTGCAAAACTATCAAATTCAAGCTCAATAGAAGATGAACATACGAAGCATGCTGTTGATATTATCACTAAAGCGATGACAAAATTCCCTGAAATGGTTGGGGGAAAAGATGTTTTATGTACCGATGTCATGCAAGCAATGAACGGAAAAGTTATTGCGAAAGCAGGTGCAGAAGGTATGTATACGATGGGCATTATGAACGAGGGTATCGGGGTAGCGGTGAAAGTGGTGGATGGAAATGCTCGAGCTGCATGGCCCGCTGCCGTAGAGGTTCTTAAACAACTAAACTTGTTATCAGATGCAGAACAAAACAGACTGTCAAACTATTTATCTCCCTCGTTAAAAAACAGACGCGGAGATATAGTAGGTAAAATTGAATCAACATTCAAACTCAAAAAGGTTTAA
- a CDS encoding ABC transporter ATP-binding protein: MQDNILEVNHLKVHFPIRSGLLQRVTSHVRAVDGISFHVYKGETLGIVGESGCGKSTTGRAILQLVQPTSGEVIFEGVDFTKLSKADMRKQRPNVQMVFQDPYASLNPRLKVEQILSEPITTHLSVSKTERRDMIASIMELCGLNKDYMKRYAHEFSGGQRQRIGIARALILKPKMIIADEAVSALDVSIQSQILNLMQMLQKDMQLTYIFISHDLSVVRHISDRVAVMYLGRIVELADTEQLYDNPKHPYTQTLLSAIPVSNPRDRKERIILQGDVPSPSDPPKGCAFASRCPKVMDICHRVPPKLERNNGSQFVACHLYKESYHADQSTHSFV, encoded by the coding sequence ATGCAGGACAACATTCTTGAGGTAAATCATCTAAAAGTGCATTTTCCGATACGCTCTGGATTGTTACAAAGAGTAACGTCCCACGTGAGAGCAGTAGATGGTATTTCCTTTCATGTATACAAAGGAGAAACATTAGGAATTGTCGGGGAGTCTGGCTGCGGAAAATCAACAACGGGACGTGCGATTTTACAGCTAGTTCAGCCTACGTCTGGTGAAGTCATTTTTGAAGGAGTGGACTTCACGAAGCTTTCAAAAGCTGACATGCGAAAGCAACGTCCGAACGTTCAAATGGTGTTTCAAGATCCTTATGCGTCGTTAAATCCCCGTCTTAAGGTCGAGCAAATTTTGTCAGAGCCTATAACAACACATCTGTCTGTTAGTAAAACCGAACGAAGAGACATGATCGCTTCAATTATGGAGTTATGTGGCTTAAATAAAGACTATATGAAACGTTATGCACATGAATTCTCGGGGGGCCAAAGACAGCGAATCGGGATTGCACGCGCTCTTATATTAAAACCGAAAATGATTATAGCTGACGAAGCTGTCTCCGCCTTAGACGTCTCTATCCAGTCTCAAATTTTGAATTTAATGCAAATGTTACAAAAAGACATGCAGTTAACGTATATTTTCATTTCTCATGATCTAAGTGTGGTCAGACACATTTCCGACCGAGTAGCGGTGATGTACTTAGGGCGTATTGTTGAATTAGCGGACACCGAACAATTGTACGATAACCCAAAACACCCTTATACGCAAACACTTTTATCAGCTATTCCTGTTTCAAATCCTCGAGACAGAAAGGAACGTATCATTTTACAAGGAGATGTTCCTTCGCCAAGCGATCCTCCGAAAGGATGTGCCTTTGCATCTAGATGTCCTAAGGTTATGGATATTTGCCATCGTGTCCCTCCTAAGCTTGAGAGAAACAATGGTAGCCAATTTGTTGCATGTCATTTATATAAAGAAAGTTATCACGCTGACCAGTCCACACACTCATTTGTGTAA
- a CDS encoding ABC transporter ATP-binding protein, producing MSEEVLKVNDLTVTISDDGDEFSVVHHISFSVKAGETLGIVGESGCGKSMTSLAIMRLLPEPPAKIKTGEIIYKGENLLSLSKRKMRDIRGNQISMIFQEPMTSLNPVMTIGKQLNEVILLHNHMTKKQAKERAIEMLKMVGIPRAEQIFNSHPHELSGGMRQRVMIAISLACNPNMLIADEPTTALDVTIQAQILHLMNDLKQKMNTSILFITHDLGVVAEMCDRVIVMYAGEIVEEADVDTIFNNPKHPYTKALLASIPKAHQKEESLYYLKGQVPTPNSERKGCRFQDRCSHVMDICQQEHPSMLRISDTHTCRCLLYTEEGNYAGQHS from the coding sequence ATGTCTGAGGAAGTTTTAAAAGTGAACGACCTTACAGTTACAATAAGCGATGATGGTGATGAATTTTCAGTGGTACATCATATTTCCTTTTCTGTAAAAGCAGGGGAAACACTCGGTATTGTTGGAGAATCTGGTTGTGGAAAAAGTATGACGTCTCTTGCAATCATGCGGTTACTTCCTGAACCGCCCGCAAAGATAAAAACAGGGGAGATTATATATAAAGGGGAAAATCTATTATCTCTTTCTAAAAGGAAAATGAGAGATATTCGCGGCAACCAAATTTCGATGATTTTTCAAGAACCCATGACATCTTTAAATCCCGTCATGACTATAGGGAAGCAATTGAATGAAGTCATTTTACTTCATAACCATATGACAAAAAAACAAGCAAAAGAGCGCGCCATTGAAATGTTGAAGATGGTAGGTATACCAAGAGCCGAGCAAATTTTTAATAGTCATCCACATGAATTGTCAGGTGGCATGCGACAAAGAGTTATGATAGCTATTAGTTTAGCTTGTAATCCTAATATGTTAATAGCGGATGAACCAACAACAGCTTTAGATGTGACCATTCAAGCGCAAATTTTGCATTTAATGAATGACCTTAAGCAAAAGATGAACACGTCGATTTTATTTATTACCCATGATTTAGGCGTAGTAGCCGAGATGTGCGATCGTGTCATTGTTATGTATGCCGGGGAAATTGTAGAAGAAGCGGATGTAGATACTATTTTTAACAATCCTAAGCATCCATACACAAAAGCCTTGTTAGCATCTATTCCAAAGGCGCATCAAAAGGAGGAATCATTATATTACTTAAAAGGCCAAGTACCTACACCAAATTCAGAAAGAAAAGGATGCAGATTCCAGGATCGCTGTAGTCACGTGATGGACATTTGCCAACAAGAACATCCTAGCATGCTACGAATCTCTGATACACATACTTGTAGATGCTTGTTGTATACAGAGGAGGGGAATTATGCAGGACAACATTCTTGA